The Cellulomonas sp. P24 genome contains a region encoding:
- a CDS encoding adhesin has protein sequence MLTLTENASTVIHDLTSRAGLPDTGGLRIAESGDQQGSFELALVAAPHPEDEVVTEGTATVYLAPAAAATLSNQCLDVDSAASQQGAAFTLAPQ, from the coding sequence GTGCTCACCCTGACCGAGAACGCCAGCACCGTCATCCATGACCTCACCTCGCGCGCGGGCCTTCCCGACACGGGCGGTCTGCGCATCGCCGAGTCCGGGGACCAGCAGGGGAGCTTCGAGCTCGCGCTCGTCGCAGCCCCGCACCCGGAGGACGAGGTGGTGACCGAGGGGACCGCCACCGTGTACCTGGCGCCGGCTGCGGCGGCGACGCTCAGCAACCAGTGCCTCGACGTCGACTCCGCCGCGTCGCAGCAGGGGGCGGCCTTCACGCTCGCCCCGCAGTGA